The DNA sequence ttttcctatatatttgtatgtaaaactttgaccccctattgtggccccatccgacccccgggggccatgattttaacaatttagaatctgcactacctaataaagcttatctataaatttcatcttttttggcccagtggttcttgagaagaagattttttaatgaccctaccctatttttaccttttcttgattatctccccttggaaggtggcctggccctttattataacaatttagaattccctttacctaaggatgttttgtgccaactttggttgaaattggcccagtggttgttgagaagaagttgaaaatgtgaaaagtttacagacggacggacagacggacggacgccggaatacgggtgatcagaaaagctcacttgagctttcagctcaggtgagctaataaactaggaagaattgttttagaaCACTAAAACTGTGGTCTCTTCCTTCCATTTTCCAATTTTTAAACTATTTTAAGGGTCATCttaaaagtggaaaattaagagttatGGTACCTAAGTCACCTATATGTATAAGTGCTTCAACCAAAGAACTGTTGTGAATTAAACCTACcaacatacaaatatcaaaggcctatgtcaaaagacaaaaaagtcaTGGTCCAGAAAAAAATGCCCCAAAACTTCTtttatttgacctttacctaaaaggtcaaggtcataaaaatGGGACACAGTACACTGTAtaatcatggtatacccacataccaaatatcaaaggcctatgtcaaaagacaaacaagaggccacatcgttcacctaagtcaccttggcccttatctgaagactttccatatatatttgcatgtaaaaccttagttccttctgtggccctaacctacccctggacatcatgatttgaacaaacttgaatctgcactatgtcagaaagcttccatgtaaatgtcaacttctttggcccaatggttcttgagaagaagatttttcaagattttctctatatatttctatttaaaactttaatcccctattgtggccccaacctatccccggaggccatgatttgaacaaacttgaatctgcactatgccaggaagcttttatgtaaatctcagctctcctggctcagtggttctcgagaagattttaagattttccctacatatttctatataaaactttgatcccctattgtggccccaacctaccccaggggccatgatttgaacaaacttgaatctgcactatgtcagaaagctttcatgtaaatgtcagctttactggcccattggttctttagaagaagatttttaaagattttcgtgaccccaacctactcctgggggccatgatttgtacaaacttaaatttgcactttgtcaggaagctttcatgtaaatcttagtttttctggctcattggttcttgagaagaagatttttaaagattttccctatatattgctatataaaactttgataccctattgtggccccggggcaacctacccccggggaccatgatttgaacaaacttgaatctgcactatgtcaggaagctttcatgtaaatctcagctcttatGGCTCATTGGttgtggagaagatttttaaagattttcactatatatttctatgtaaaactttgatcccctatttggccccatcctacccctgagggccatgatttgaacaaacttgaatctgcactatatcaggaaactttcatgtaaatgtcagctcatctggctcattggttcttgagaagaagatttttaaagattttccctatatattgctaagtaaaatttttatcccctattgtggccccatcctaccctgaggggccatgatttgaacaaacttgaatctgcactatgtcatgaagcttttgagtaaatgtcagctcctctggcccagtggttcttaagaggaagatttttaaatgaccataccctaattttgcatttttgtgattatctcccctttgaacagggcatggcccttcatttcaacaaacttggaagcccttcacccaaggatgcttttggccaagtttggttgaaattgacccaatggttctggagaagaagatgaaaatgtgaaaagttaacaacGCCGGCACCGccaatgaacaaattttgattagaaaaagctcacttgagcctttggctcaggtgagctaaaaagatatGTCccagacaaactttgtatgagaagctGAAGAATtcacattaaaacaaaatgctatttttctaagtccaagggccaaataaatatctacaagaacagaaaacaagaggcccatgggccacatcgctcacctgagtcaccttggcccatatctgaagactttccatatatatttgcatgtaaaaccttagtccctattatggcccaaactaccctttgcaaacttgaatctacactatgtcagaaagctttcatgtaaatgtcaacttctttggcccaatggttcttgagaagaagatttttaaagctttttcctatatttgtatgtaaaactttgaccccctcacttgtggccccatcctaccccctgggggccatgatttgaacaaacttgaatctgcactatgtcagaaagttttcttgtaaatatcagcttttctgactcagtggttattgagaaaaagattttaactatatatttgtatgtaaaactttgatcccctattgtggccccatcctacccccgggggccatgatttcaacaaacttgaatctgcactatgtcagaaagttttcatgtaaaaatcagcttttctggctcagtagttcttgagaaaaagattttaactatatatttgtatgtaaaactttgatcccccttgtggccccgggcatccaacccccggagcccatgatttgaacaaacttgaatctgcattatgtcaggaagctttcatgtaaatctcagcttttctggcttagtggttcttgagaagaagatttttaaagattttccctatatatttgtatgtaaaactttgatcccctattgtggccccatccaaccccaggggcccatgatttgaacaaacttgaatctgtattatgtcaggaagctttcatgtaaatctcagcttttctggcttagtggttcttgagaagaagatttttaaagattttccctatatatttgtatgtaaaactttgatcccctattgtggccccatccaaccccaggggcccatgatttgaacaaacttgaatctgtattatgtcaggaagctttcatgtaaatctcagcttttctggcttagtggttcttgagaagaggatttttaaaaattttccctatatatttgtatgtaaaactttgatccccccttgtggccccatcctaccaccgggggccatgatttgaacaaacttgaatctgcaatatgtcaggaagctttcaggtaaatttcagctcttctggcccagtggttcttgagaagaagatttttaaatgaccccaccctatttttgcatttttgtgattatctcccctttgaaagggacatggctcttcatttgaacaaacttaaaagcccttcacccaaggatgcttttggccatgtttggttgaaattggcccggtggttctggagaagaagtcgaaaatgtgaaaagtttaacagacagacggacagacacaGGACgaacaaaaagcgatcagaaaagctcacgtgaaccttcggttcaggtgagctaaaaagtgtggaaaactgaACTGACGGACGGAGCACAAATcttaaagtccccttcgacttcatTGGTAGGGAactaaaaagtgaagaaaactaAGTTTTGACAGATGGACGAACAGTGTGAAAACTATTTGTTTCCTTCAGCTTCGCCAGTAGGGACTAATAAATACCTTCACTGACTAGTGACTACACCATAACACAATCTCTTTTCCAATTTTCCAACTTTCATTACTCCTGTACCATTCTCAAAACTTATCTACGTAGTCCTTGTGCAATTGTTTGTTACTAAGACTACAAGCACAATGATATCATATATGTTAAAATCAAAGCGGATTAATAACCAGGCTAAATTTGATTACAGGACACTGTATACTTACAATGTCTTGACTGGCAATCTGTACAGGGACCGGCATGTTCTGAGTCACAACTCCTGAAGCTCCTACTACAATCAATTACAAATCTTCATCAGAGGTAAAGAATTCAGGATTTAAAATCATTCTAGTCTACAAAATTAATTGGCTCTGTGAGCTAACTCTTAAATACTGCttaatttagaatttctttttatgtatactCTCCTGTGTGatgtttgtaaatatcatatttatGTTATTCCGTTTCTGATGAGTTGTGTGACTCAAGGATAATAAAGAACTAGAACTAGCAAATGTGcattaatatttttgttaaataagATATATTTCACACCAGGCACCTGTATAATTGTTTGTCAGGTCATGAATTAAATCTTATGAAAGGGTTTGTGACGGTGTCTTCAGTTGAGGAAGACATATTAATAATACATTTTGAAAAGCATCTAGATGGCATAGCTGGACAATATTGCATCCAGATTATTGGTCAGATTGGGATTTTGGCATTCACTACACTTGGGGAATAGATATGTGGACTTTGTATCACAACAGGCTTGTACTGTTTGGTAACGAGATCTGTGGAATTTTACTCAATGAACTGTTGTGGCATCGAGATTTGTGGACTTTTGCTCTATGAACTGTTGTGATACGGAGATTTATGGACTTTTACTCAATGAAGTGCTGTGATATATAGATTTATGAACTTTTACTCAATGAATtgttatgatatatatttagatTTGTGGACTTTTACTCAATGAAGTATTGTGATACAAAGATCTATCTACTTAATGAATTGTTGTGATACTGAGATCTGTGGACTTTTACTCTATGAACTATTGTGATACTGAGATCTGTGGACTTTTACTCTATGAACTGTTGTGATACTGAGATCTGTGGACTTTTGATATTTAGATTTGTGGACTTTTACTCTATGAACTATTGTAATACTGAGATCTGTGGACTTTTACTCTATGAACTATTGTGATACTGAGATCTGTGGACTTTTACTCTATGAACTGTTGTGATGCCGAGATCTGTGGACTTTTACTCTATGAACTATTGTGATACTGAGATCTGTGGACTTTTGATATTTAGATTTGTGGACTTTTACTCTATGAACTATTGTGATACTGAGATCTGTGGACTTTTACTCTATGAACTGTTGTGATGCCGAGATCTGTGGACTTTTACTCTATAAACTGTTGTGATGCCGAGATCTATGGACTTTTACTCACTGAATTGTTGTTTGGCAGGTGCACTTTGCACTGGTTGTGGTATGTACTGAATTGTGGATGGGATCATTACTTGTTCTGATGGCTCAGGGCCAGAATCCAGGGCCCTTGACTGCTGTAGTTTGTTTTCCCACAACTGTCAAGAATTCAAAATGCAATGAAATATTATCATGttccaaattcaatcaaaaagATATGAAATTTGCTTATTAGCAGCAAAATCTTCATATTTAATGCAAAAATTCTATTTGATACTGACTTTAAATTCATACTCTAGCATATGCAAAACACTTGCCTGTTTGAGCTCCTGCAGAACTTGTTCATCCACCCCCTCATCTAGAAAGGCCTCCCTAACGTTTGATATGACATCCTCTACCACTGTCTTGTATAAACGGGgctatttaaaaaacaaagaagGTAAGTAGCATGCCAAAACTATTACAAGATCTGTTTTTGCCCTAAGGTGAATGAAAAAATGAGTTGTCTATGTAAAAACACTGTTTCCATGATTAACCATGTTTGATTGTGGAAATTATTATTTCTCTCTCTCACCTTAACCTTGATAGGTGACCTGTAGCAGTATACAGTTAAttcagttattgactgggttcgaggaaaacagtcaaaactattaCCCTGAGGAAGTGGTGATGACCCAAAAAAATGTTGTCAGAGGCCGTAGGCCGAGGACAACAGCTTCCTGGGTCTTCGCCACTACTGTGGGgcaatagttttgactgtttcgCTGGTCagcatgaaataattgttttattacaaatCTACTAATTGGGTAATAGTTTCTCATGTGTCCAGGAAACAGTTCGTCACGTGATCGGGTAATAGCATGTCACGTGATGAACTGTTTCATCCCTGCTCATTTCGTGTACCTCTCTCTGCTGATTAAAGTTGaaaaacagggggggggggggggggaaatgtAATATCAAATTATAGTAGATTAGGTAATAATTATAGCTTTGACATTGACCTTTTAGTTCACCAAATATATGCAGTATCCATTTTTAGTAGTTCAAAAGTTATGTCCAAAGTTAATATTGTAGACACAGAGATGGACAGACACGCCCCAAAAACATTGAATTTAGTACATTTACcaacaatgaaaatatacaacaaATACTAGACAGGTAAATGACTACATAATCAATCATTAAAGTTTATTTGTTCCTCTGACACAGGTGAACTGATGATATGAAGATGGATATACACGAAGACAAATGATTTACTTCCAGAGTGTGATAATAAAATGTAACTGGAAATGCTATACAGATTTACATATTGATAATAGGTTAAGTGTATAATTATCTATGTCAGGGTGTCAAGCCACTTTTGGTCTAAAAAATACAGGattataggatttttttttgcagtttatagggcAAATATAGGGATTTTTACAGCAGATTTAAAGGAATAAATCGggtttttattaaagaatttgtgtaaaagtttattgtttctgtataaaaatctagcaagcatagtatcttactggagaagaattaatattaaacataaacaaagacaaaatcctttcagatgtggacagttttccatccaatAGACAGTTCTTACACAATCATCATAGTCattctcttcataacaatcTAATGAAGTATTAATCTAGCATCAGCTCCTGGATTTTgggttctttttcttcttcttttatcatttttgaaaacaggactgtcattttttttttggatacatagggctttatagggattttaatgacttatagggaaaatatagtaaccttcaagtttataggaaattataggaataaataggaaCTTGACACCCTGCTATGTACACACACGATCATATCTGCCATACATCTTGCAGAACACAATTTGTCTTAAAAGAGTTTTTGCAAGAAAATGAATCACATGGCCACACAGCTGATTGGcaataaataatagaaatattttgttttcaaatactACATCAAAATACTTAGTTGTTCAACAACAGTTGATAAGATTCTGTACTCATGGGGTTCTTAGCTGCAACTTCTGAGTACCCAACACAATATTTAGAAATGCAGAGAAAGCTTGCAATACAcacaataatatacatgtaaatctagtcTGTTCCCAAGATTGTCCTAAACACTGTCCCATAAAAATGTGAATTATCCCTCAACTTTTTAAACATCTCAAAAATGCACAACATATGtgtgaaattttttaaatctaacaTTTTAAAGTACTTTGGAGAGTGTTTTGTTTTGATACCTTTGGGAAAGATTGATCTAATTGTATGGATTTACATTTAAGTATATAGATTGGAATAATCCATGAGGGGAAATAGTCCACAGGCTGCCAAATGGTCTTCTAGCCCATAGATAGCAAAACAAAACTGAATGAAGGGAAAGAGGTGAGGAGTTTACAGAACTGTGTTTACTAAAATTAACTATAATTAATATTCAGTATAGAATTTGGATAGTTTCAAATATGCAGGTCTCTACTTCACATGAGGGTTAAGGTGAGTTCACACATGTTGACGCCATATTCATGGGGTCAGGCGTATTAGACGTGTTCTAAAAACTTCCTCCCAAATTATGCTTTAACTGTCActatcaaatgatattttaaattatGAGAATGATAAGAATTTCTTGTAAACATtaacaatctaatcaaaataaaGAGTCTTCAATCTGCTTACTTATGATTGCTACATACATGCTTGAGGAGtggtatattatatataaatgcacacaaattcaattttaattagactgcAACAATTAACATCTTCTTTTAGTACCAGTGGGTAAATGTAACACACCTAGTCTGTAAATGACATTATTATTCAATCTAAATCAATAAAGCATTGATTTCTTCCCCAAATGTTCATTTTAATAGCAATTCTTGTCAGTATTAACAATTTcactacaaaaaataaaaatgtgtttttctgAACAGCCAATTGGATTAACGGAGATTTATAGAAAATAAAGTGAATTACTGCTAAATATTAATCGTTCAGTTTCATAACAATGAAATTGTTGCTCAGAACATTTAATTTTCAATCAAATGTCTAAATCTAATCATAAGAAACATAAATTTCTTTgacaaaatgatttttcaaagaaacattAGAGGACTTATTTATGGAACCATATTGTATTTATACCAAAATTGTCATCAGTACATAggactaattaaaaaaaaccttgttgACTGCATGTAGAGGTGTTTACTCAGTAAACTTTACCAGTTTACAGGTACATAATGTACGAGTTTTCTGTACGTGTATTGTTACAGGCGAAATGCAACAGACAGTCTTCATTCTACATTTAGCAAACGATAGTCGCGATTAATCCCTTAAAATCAGAGTATTTCTTAAAACCCTCAGATACAGTAAGAAAATCAACTGCGACGCCTAGCTAAAACAAGATGGATTCTTTTGTCGTCATAGGTTGAAATGGTcgatatttttcttttcaatctAAACACATTACCCCtctctttttttcatttctgtaaTTTCACTCACCACAGGGTTTGAACTAGCCATGTCACTGGCTAAAAATTAAGCCTAGAAACACGACGAACACCCTATTATTGCCGATGTGGACTTCTTCGAAGCCGGCGAATTCTGCTGATCGTCTTGCTTATATAGCCGATATTAAACCCTTCTTCCTAGAGGGGGGTATAACAATTGACGTCACATACAATTCCTTCGAAAATGCACGCGAGACTTGACTCGAGAAAATTACAAAACCACGTGCTTCCGGTGTTAcgttaaaaaacaaaaacaaaagcacGTGCTCTATCTGCAAAGATAATACACATAGATAAACAAGTAAATAATATGCTCTCTTTGACccatgtttgtttgatatttctgATTCTGACCATCTTGAATAATTATGAAGACCCCCCTCTCCCAAACGTGCAAATGCAATGTGACTGTATATACTGACATAATATAAGAAGAGTTATCCCTCTTCAGCTGGCTGGTGCCCAAAACCAAGGACGCTTTGAATAAAATGGAGTCGTCAACAGTTTCGTCTTTGGTTCATATGATACAGACTTATGCCGAAACTACAGTATTAAGAGCGTGTATAGAAAAAGTCAGCAAGAAGACAATTGAACAGTTTAAAGGTGAAAACGGAATGGATGTTCTACATTACGCTATTATTGCAAACAACATGGAAGCGGCTAGTATCTTATTTCATAAGGGTTTATTTAAACCACCACACGAATCTTCGTCGTTTCCGTACATGCACTTAGCGGCAAGACTTGGTCATAGAATGATTTTAAACATGCTGCTCCAGGAACGTCCTCTAGACAACGTTCCGGCAGTTTTCAATTACAAATCGACTGGCGATCGTTACAAGACTGAGGACAGAGAAtgttgtgacgtcacacagaCTCCTTTGGATTTGGCGGGGGAAAGTGGACACGTTGGATGTGTTAAAGCTATTCTGGATCACTTTCACGGGAAATTTGTACAAGGGAAAAGATTTAAAGGCAATGAAGCGTACATTGAAATGGCATGCCAGCTCGATTCTCCATATGCCTTATGTTCGTTGTTATCAGATCACCCTTCGGATGAAGAGATCAAAAGTGCAGTTGGTGCCGCTTTAAAAAACGCTAGACCGGAATGTTTAGACGTTTTACTACAACTGAGAACTGATCTTTCAACTTTATTCGAAGGGATGAACctatttcatgttttatattcatacaCTTTATCATTTGATAAGAAATGGTATGAACGCTTACTAGCTGTCACTActattttgattaaacatgGACACAATATCAAAGCATCGATTCCTTTTCGCACTTACCCATTATACAGCTTACTCTCTCATTCAGCATGTCATGATTTTGACAATTCTTCGAACTACATAATTGCATGCTGCCTTCTCTTGCTCAATGCAGGGGCAGATCCCAACTTCGATGAACTTCAATTTGAGAAAGATTTTGAAGACATGAGAATCAGGTCGGCATTTGGTAGATCTGCATTTTCTTCaggtttacattgtttatttcaaaCGGTGGAGCTATACGCCATTCAAATTCAAGGATACCGATATCTTAAGGTGTACATGAGCAAATGTGCAGCAATTTTGCTTAAACATAGAGGCAACCCAAACCACATCGGTGAAATCGATGGTTCCAAAAACCAGTCGGGCAACAGTCTCCATGCTCTCTGCAGGACAATTGCCCTTACCGGGGTAGATAATAAACTGATCAAACTTCTTTTACAGAATGGAGCGGATCCTAGTTTGAAGATCGACAATCAATATCCCATAACTGTTATGACTGGAAAACTTTTGGAACTTGAAAGCGAGGATCAATGCCTACTTCGATCTTCAGACATGGAACACATAAGAATGTTGGTAAATGCGATGTCACCAACCGCGATTCAAGAAagcttaaaaataatggaccaGACAGAGAAAGAAATCGAAACGCTTCCCTCAAAACAGGATAAGAGAACAGAAGCATACAACAAAGTTAAAAAATACTGCACAGAATTAATCACAAATGTATGGGATCTGAAGAAGATTTGCATGCAAAGAATGTTTAATATTTGTGACAGAAATGTcccaaatgttttgaaattgccACTTCCAATGACTGTTAAAATGAGCATCGTTGATTTCCAGTAGTTCACCTGCATGTAACATTTTCCTCTtgcaattaaatatttttttaaaacaaataatatattttcaggTTGAATGTTGCGTGGATGTAAAAGATTCATGACGAACAATTAATGAAATAAGAAGTATAATCGGAACGATTCGATTGAGTAGTGCTATATAGGAAGGTGTCACCAGGGTTTATTCCCAAGTCCATAACATATTTTCGAATAGTTCCTCTTCCTATTACATTGACATCCAACAAAATATCCTACTTGGTATGGACAGAAATCTAAGGCGTGATATATCTTTGGGGATAAGAAATCTCTGACTAGAAAAATGAGAGGACAGCAATGAACTATAAATATCGGGGGCATAgataatctcataactcctttaagcaatacaaaatagagagttgggcaaacacggaccccttgataaaccagaggtgagatctggtgcctaggagggatAAGCATCACCTGtagacaggtcacacccgccgtgagccttatatcttgatcagtgattaagtaaacggagttatccgtagtcaaaatcagtgtgccaagaatggcctaaccatcggtatgaaacatgccagattgtatttgacccaatgataggctgtatttgcaaactagatcgttataacgaccatagaatttgcaaaatgctgactttaaacgagactgttgaaacccctgcaccatcaacttgtttgttagtagcctgccttgatataaaaactgatcatgcatagaacaagctcttttgtatcgaatcaattgagatatatgcacaccatatgcatgtgataatgaaaaataactacatgtacatagaaatGGGTATTTGACGAtagagaagatgaaatcatcccgtttgtcataaaggtgagttgttagtttgccgttaatatctattttcaataaaatatctaagtatgaatcagaagtggacgactctatggtgtcttttattttgagttcacagggatatatcgaatcgagacatgaatgaaaattatcattgttaataaataaaacgtcgtcgatatatctaaatgttgaatttgaAGGTCACGGCAATATATTCtatcttctcgcgtagaagtttttgaataatttctgcttcataaaaatataaaacaggtcagctaacaaaggatcacaattcgtgcccatgggaattccaacatactgttggaagacctgattaccaaagactaGGAATGTaatgtcaatgagaaactccagcatattttttatttcaacttcagctataaaactttgcacaaagagcctttttgcatacaaatatttcTCCTTTAGGGATACCTACTTGGGTTAACTGACATTAAATGCAAAATCctctttatgaatattttttaaatcatcagACGTTTGGGGATTGAACGGTCTTTCCAGTCATGCATTCCTCTTCTTATAATGTTTTTAgtgaaatgattaaaaaatatgTGTGGGGATCAGGAATCGTATCCGTTGATATACAAGGCAAGTTCAGAAGTGGATGAGGAAAAAAAATCTCCCAcattaatattttgttttggaACTTTGAGTAGTCTGCTATATTTGCCACTAAGGATCTCCcattagatattttataaagtagaAAAAACCTTGTAAGACAGGGTCTGGGATAGCGCGTATTCTACAGGGAAGATTCCGTAGCTCCACTTGGAAGCATACCTAGTAGAATGTCTAATATGGTTGTTGTagtctgatattttttttaaaaataagtgtAGGACGCATCATTAACCTTTTCTCTCTTAGCACGAGTTTAGGATTATGTTGCTGATTAAAGCTGATCACAAAGACTTAGTGTATTTTATCAACATGCATGTACACCTGTTTTCATTCAACTTACAGATggtatttcaaatactatttcaGCTTTTGCAATAAAGTCTCGATTGAAAGACGTCCCCATATTTGCGGATTGTATTTTAAATACAATATCAACAATGAAACTTTACAGAAATAGTCTCTGTGCCTAAAGACGGCCCCCATTGGTCTTTAGAATCACGCTTGGATTTTTCGAAAAATATCCCaaacttttttatttgaatagtcaaaatttgagtaaaatctcaaaaCCATACATtctgaagtttttttttctaaattgcAGTCAAAAAGTGGAAAATGAAATGTGACATATCCTTGAATACTAGTactcaataataataataataaaaatttttTTAGGGGATAGAGCACCGTTGTGCATTCCTATATCCGCAGGTAACAAGCTCATGTCCTGCTGAAGATGAATGAATtagtatgaaataatcagcaaCGGATTTTGTTTATAGATGTCACTTTGTCTATCATTAAACTGTGAAAATGCATTGTATGTTGGATGGTAGGTATTGGACTTAAAGGTATATATCATGATATAATCATGTATTTATAGATATTCTTTCGgtaggaaattatttcttagatttttaaaaagcttaAATGATTATAACTACAGTACTATATGTTCTGTTGTGTtgcatataaatgtacaatatatggCATAAAACGAATATACTCACACATCTAAATGgtttgttaatatatatatataatttgtaagatttcagaaaaaacaaatttgttttgaaaaagaatGCAATTGACATGTACACATTTTCAGTTAAAACGTTCACTGCTCAACTCATCCATGGATTGATTATCCGCTGCTGCCGCGTTCATTTAAAGGAAAATGTAAACTTACATGAAATCATCTGACAAATT is a window from the Ostrea edulis chromosome 5, xbOstEdul1.1, whole genome shotgun sequence genome containing:
- the LOC125650935 gene encoding uncharacterized protein LOC125650935; its protein translation is MESSTVSSLVHMIQTYAETTVLRACIEKVSKKTIEQFKGENGMDVLHYAIIANNMEAASILFHKGLFKPPHESSSFPYMHLAARLGHRMILNMLLQERPLDNVPAVFNYKSTGDRYKTEDRECCDVTQTPLDLAGESGHVGCVKAILDHFHGKFVQGKRFKGNEAYIEMACQLDSPYALCSLLSDHPSDEEIKSAVGAALKNARPECLDVLLQLRTDLSTLFEGMNLFHVLYSYTLSFDKKWYERLLAVTTILIKHGHNIKASIPFRTYPLYSLLSHSACHDFDNSSNYIIACCLLLLNAGADPNFDELQFEKDFEDMRIRSAFGRSAFSSGLHCLFQTVELYAIQIQGYRYLKVYMSKCAAILLKHRGNPNHIGEIDGSKNQSGNSLHALCRTIALTGVDNKLIKLLLQNGADPSLKIDNQYPITVMTGKLLELESEDQCLLRSSDMEHIRMLVNAMSPTAIQESLKIMDQTEKEIETLPSKQDKRTEAYNKVKKYCTELITNVWDLKKICMQRMFNICDRNVPNVLKLPLPMTVKMSIVDFQ